Proteins encoded within one genomic window of Granulicella pectinivorans:
- a CDS encoding glycosyltransferase family 4 protein: MMEDSNASMQWYPFDGPIQLLASSRTHLGRRQNDGLPHVLLVLDQFPKILGGGEKIALRMAKLLPQYGYRVSILTFDVHPESSLLQDHPPCPVFLLPLTKTYDFQALRAARALAKLIPAQNIQLVQTFFESSDLWAGLIVKAFTKAKLIWSRRDMGILRGRKHQIAYRLMSKLPDRVFAVSDKVRTHAIKIDRIKPERVETIYNGLDLNDGLRHPDRRANASLSVITVGNIRHVKGFDVLIQAAAIIVKSVPHVHFRIAGGVLEPDCFKRLTTMIADSHLERHVSFLGSVTELGPYLNASNLFVLPSRSEGFSNAIIEAMAHSLPVVATRVGGNDEAVEDGVTGYIVPSEDAPALAEALMRALQNPLSSEEMGARGKLRVSERFTTAAMMTRTAAVYNRLLGRPFV; encoded by the coding sequence ATGATGGAAGATTCAAATGCATCGATGCAGTGGTACCCATTTGATGGACCGATTCAACTTCTAGCGTCATCACGCACGCATCTCGGTCGACGGCAGAACGACGGGCTTCCCCATGTTCTTCTTGTGCTCGACCAATTTCCCAAGATACTCGGCGGTGGCGAAAAGATTGCGCTTCGCATGGCGAAACTTTTGCCTCAGTACGGTTACCGCGTGTCCATCCTCACGTTCGATGTCCATCCGGAAAGCTCCCTCCTTCAGGATCACCCCCCATGCCCGGTCTTTCTGCTACCCCTTACGAAGACATACGACTTTCAGGCATTGCGCGCGGCTCGAGCTCTTGCAAAATTAATCCCCGCGCAGAACATTCAGCTAGTACAGACATTCTTTGAGAGCTCGGATCTGTGGGCAGGTCTCATTGTGAAGGCATTCACGAAAGCAAAGCTGATCTGGAGCCGCAGAGATATGGGCATCCTCAGAGGCCGCAAGCACCAGATCGCATACAGGCTGATGTCAAAGCTTCCGGACAGAGTCTTCGCGGTGTCCGACAAGGTCCGCACACATGCGATCAAGATCGACCGAATAAAGCCTGAGCGGGTAGAAACAATCTACAACGGCCTTGATCTGAACGATGGCCTCAGGCATCCCGATCGACGCGCCAACGCTTCTCTCTCGGTCATTACGGTAGGCAATATCCGTCATGTTAAAGGCTTCGACGTTCTGATTCAAGCCGCTGCAATCATTGTCAAGAGCGTCCCGCATGTTCACTTCCGCATAGCTGGCGGCGTACTTGAGCCAGACTGTTTCAAAAGACTCACCACCATGATCGCGGATTCTCATCTGGAGCGTCATGTAAGCTTCCTCGGAAGCGTGACCGAGCTTGGACCGTATCTTAACGCGAGCAATCTGTTTGTTCTACCATCGCGAAGCGAAGGATTTTCAAACGCCATCATCGAGGCTATGGCCCACAGCCTACCCGTCGTTGCAACCCGAGTGGGCGGCAACGACGAGGCTGTGGAAGACGGAGTGACTGGATATATCGTTCCTTCGGAAGATGCTCCGGCATTGGCCGAAGCCCTCATGCGAGCACTTCAAAATCCCCTCAGCTCAGAAGAGATGGGTGCCCGTGGAAAGCTGAGGGTCTCAGAAAGATTCACGACAGCCGCGATGATGACTCGCACCGCGGCTGTCTACAACCGTTTGCTCGGGCGCCCCTTCGTTTAG
- a CDS encoding DUF6982 domain-containing protein codes for MPDKVIIQYGDRAVRGYVDKEEWPPAKELGHELFSVPMRSEETEPGREISLVGAKCVFFVKTFTGKPHEDLRFHDDVPPLDCLWVRVVFRDGEVIEGLVRNSCSFVSHPGFFMIPTDPEGNNWLIYVIKESLTDLRILGLRPASESLQHLERLG; via the coding sequence GTGCCTGATAAAGTGATCATTCAATATGGGGATCGAGCAGTACGTGGCTACGTCGACAAAGAAGAGTGGCCTCCCGCGAAAGAACTGGGGCACGAGCTATTTAGTGTCCCGATGCGCTCTGAAGAGACCGAACCGGGGCGAGAGATTTCGCTCGTTGGTGCGAAATGTGTGTTCTTTGTCAAGACCTTTACCGGCAAACCTCATGAGGACCTGCGCTTCCACGATGACGTCCCACCGCTTGACTGCCTTTGGGTACGGGTCGTATTTCGCGATGGAGAGGTGATCGAAGGTCTTGTCCGCAATAGTTGCAGCTTCGTCAGCCATCCGGGGTTCTTCATGATTCCAACGGATCCGGAGGGCAATAACTGGTTGATCTATGTGATCAAGGAAAGCCTCACGGATCTTCGAATCCTCGGTCTTCGCCCTGCCTCCGAGTCGCTGCAACATCTCGAGCGGCTCGGCTAA
- a CDS encoding sigma-54-dependent transcriptional regulator: protein MKIHPALSASTYLPGKPSLFLFESNKTVLDYLKRMVGKQYTVHAFTDARCFLEKLGSEESPGLVVLSWEGADVSLPILSELRAAHSEVPVVALSCSNQVSDYQHFLRLGATEVLLKPLVKGDLEEVLSKLLPSLQTDPKHATEIPLDDDRSFVRSSKRMREIEGQAKLVASSDIPVLILGESGTGKEVLATYTHKMSRRSKKMFMKINCAAMPAELLESELFGYEQGAFTGAAKMKPGKFETCDGGTIFLDEIGEMPAILQAKLLQVLQDGTFSRLGGRTSMRVDVRIISATNVNMKEAMAQKSFREDLYYRLNGISLVLPPLRERTEEIPSLVSYFMRKGAAKYGLQPMSVSSELMSLFTEFSWPGNLRELENVINRLLVMQDEKSIIEEVTVRAVPGISADRAAAVGNITHLGGLKDMVRDLKGEAESVAITQVLEAKGWNRRAAALSLQISYKALLYKIKQYNLAPSSMQMRGYQLDMGGRALRA, encoded by the coding sequence CACTTTCTGCATCAACTTATCTCCCCGGTAAACCCTCGCTTTTTCTCTTCGAATCCAACAAGACTGTATTGGACTACCTCAAAAGAATGGTGGGAAAGCAATACACCGTTCATGCCTTCACGGATGCTCGCTGTTTCCTGGAAAAACTTGGATCAGAGGAATCTCCGGGATTGGTCGTGCTGAGCTGGGAAGGTGCGGATGTATCTCTTCCCATCCTCAGCGAATTGCGCGCTGCGCACTCCGAAGTACCCGTTGTTGCCCTTTCCTGTTCGAACCAAGTGTCCGATTACCAGCATTTCCTCCGGCTCGGAGCTACAGAGGTTCTTCTCAAGCCGCTGGTCAAGGGCGATCTGGAAGAGGTCCTTAGTAAGCTGCTGCCTTCACTACAAACGGACCCGAAGCACGCCACCGAAATCCCTCTCGATGACGACCGGTCGTTTGTGCGCTCCAGTAAACGCATGCGCGAGATTGAAGGCCAGGCCAAGCTTGTAGCCTCTTCCGATATCCCCGTACTCATTCTCGGTGAGAGCGGTACAGGCAAGGAAGTTCTGGCGACGTACACCCACAAGATGTCGCGTCGCAGCAAGAAAATGTTCATGAAGATTAATTGCGCGGCCATGCCGGCGGAGCTTCTTGAAAGCGAACTGTTCGGTTACGAGCAGGGAGCTTTCACAGGAGCTGCCAAGATGAAGCCGGGCAAGTTTGAAACCTGCGATGGCGGCACAATCTTTCTCGATGAGATTGGCGAAATGCCGGCGATTCTCCAGGCCAAGCTTCTTCAGGTCCTTCAGGATGGCACTTTCTCGAGGCTTGGAGGCCGCACGTCCATGCGTGTGGATGTGAGGATCATCTCGGCGACCAACGTGAACATGAAGGAGGCTATGGCTCAGAAGAGTTTTCGCGAGGACTTGTATTACCGCCTGAACGGCATCTCCCTGGTGCTCCCCCCGCTTCGTGAGCGAACGGAGGAGATTCCGTCCCTTGTCTCGTACTTCATGCGGAAGGGAGCGGCGAAGTACGGCCTGCAACCCATGTCCGTATCATCGGAGCTGATGTCGTTGTTCACGGAGTTTTCCTGGCCCGGCAACTTGCGGGAGCTTGAGAACGTGATCAATCGCCTTCTTGTGATGCAAGATGAGAAGTCAATTATCGAAGAGGTGACGGTTCGTGCCGTGCCCGGCATCTCGGCGGATCGTGCGGCTGCTGTCGGCAATATCACTCATCTTGGCGGACTGAAAGACATGGTGCGCGATCTGAAGGGCGAGGCCGAATCCGTCGCAATCACCCAGGTGCTCGAGGCAAAAGGATGGAACCGAAGGGCGGCGGCGTTGTCTTTGCAGATCAGCTATAAGGCGCTTCTCTACAAGATCAAGCAGTACAACCTTGCACCGAGCTCCATGCAGATGAGAGGCTACCAATTGGACATGGGCGGACGGGCTCTCCGTGCCTGA